A window of the Deltaproteobacteria bacterium genome harbors these coding sequences:
- a CDS encoding MFS transporter, whose translation MPKAPTVKPYVFHSFLSRLYFFIPILVLWFQAHGFTQLQVTILISIFFLSVTIAEIPSGLFSDHFGHKWAMMFCGLFQSIGVIFLAFPFHIGMAVVGEIFMGIGQAFYTGSKEAYLFNFLENRAVSDRYQVDYAQGKFFEFVGMGIASLIGGSVYIFSGRLPFFLSAIAFLVAAIVAITLHEPPKTRKTASAGAESFLMGVREIRSGSKNLRTMVGYYSLLFTTILVFIVTLIQPYLKEVGVPLAYFGLVFLFFQMASMGGSQLARHLPNRFLKRGNFFLLAFFFTLTLSALALIHHPFSFLLASLVYFIWGLFLPMTSQAVNQLISSERRATVLSTQDFLQHLLFVVIAPVLGWITDSWGLPMTLWALGGLTTLSALIVLRFR comes from the coding sequence CACGACTCTATTTTTTCATCCCGATTTTGGTTTTGTGGTTTCAGGCCCACGGGTTTACACAACTTCAGGTAACGATCCTCATCAGTATCTTTTTCCTCTCCGTGACAATTGCCGAGATCCCGAGTGGTCTCTTCTCGGATCATTTTGGCCATAAATGGGCGATGATGTTCTGCGGTCTTTTTCAATCGATCGGTGTCATCTTCCTCGCCTTTCCATTCCATATCGGAATGGCGGTTGTCGGCGAGATTTTCATGGGGATAGGGCAGGCCTTCTATACCGGCTCCAAGGAGGCCTATCTCTTTAATTTTTTGGAGAACAGGGCTGTCAGCGATCGGTATCAGGTCGATTATGCCCAAGGGAAGTTTTTTGAATTCGTCGGGATGGGGATTGCCTCGTTAATCGGAGGGTCTGTTTATATTTTTTCGGGGAGGCTCCCATTTTTCCTTTCGGCAATCGCCTTCCTGGTGGCGGCGATTGTTGCGATTACCCTTCACGAGCCCCCCAAGACGAGAAAGACGGCGTCAGCGGGGGCCGAGTCGTTTCTGATGGGTGTTCGTGAGATACGATCCGGTTCGAAAAATCTGAGAACCATGGTCGGTTACTATTCTCTCCTTTTCACGACGATCCTCGTTTTTATTGTAACCCTTATTCAACCCTACCTGAAGGAGGTGGGGGTCCCTCTCGCCTACTTTGGCTTGGTCTTCCTTTTCTTCCAAATGGCCAGCATGGGGGGAAGTCAATTGGCCAGGCATCTTCCAAACCGTTTTCTGAAAAGGGGGAATTTCTTTCTGCTCGCCTTTTTCTTTACCCTGACGCTTTCAGCGCTTGCCCTCATCCACCACCCCTTTTCCTTTCTTCTTGCGAGTCTTGTCTACTTTATCTGGGGTCTGTTTCTCCCAATGACGAGTCAGGCGGTCAATCAATTGATCTCTTCGGAGAGGAGGGCGACCGTCCTTTCGACCCAGGATTTTTTACAGCATCTCCTCTTTGTCGTAATTGCCCCTGTCTTGGGATGGATCACGGATAGTTGGGGACTTCCGATGACCCTCTGGGCCTTGGGGGGATTGACGACACTGAGTGCCCTGATTGTGCTTCGGTTTCGGTAG